In Micromonospora sp. WMMD980, the following are encoded in one genomic region:
- the glgB gene encoding 1,4-alpha-glucan branching protein GlgB yields MDQLIAGEAYDPHAVLGAHPADGSTTIRTLRRGAGEVTLLVDGERHPMKRVHDAGVFEAVLPGEVLDYRVEVDGATLDDPYRYPPTLGELDLHLIGEGRHERLWAALGARVFDEGVAFTVWAPNARGVRVVGDATGWGPDDGWPMRSLGSSGVWEIFVPDVPAGSRYKYRILGADGRWRDKADPMATRTEVPPATASVVHDSRYEWDDAGWLERRAARQPHEEPMSVYEVHLGSWRPGLGYRELAEQLTAYVTEMGFTHVEFLPVMEHPFGGSWGYQVTGYYAPTARFGGPDDFRHLVDRLHAAGIGVILDWVPAHFPKDEWALARFDGTPLYEHPDPRRGEHPDWGTYVFDFGRNEVRNFLVANALYWLDEFHVDGLRVDAVASMLYLDYSRSDGQWAPNVHGGRENLEAIALIQEVNATVYRHHPGVLMIAEESTAWPGVTRPTSDGGLGFGLKWNMGWMHDTLLYTSKDPIYRQHHHHQLTFSLAYAWSENYVLPISHDEVVHGKGSLAGKMPGDTWQRLATVRALLAYMWAHPGKQLLFMGCELADDREWSEERGLDWYLTHDPARAGVQRLVADLNRAYRDTPALWAQDTDPAGFRWIAGDDVANNTVSFIRIAPDGRTLVCVANFSAGPLEEYRIGLPAGGTWTEALNTDAHHYGGSGVGNLGAVHAENVPWHGMPASAALRVPPLGVLWLCQD; encoded by the coding sequence ATGGACCAGCTGATCGCCGGCGAGGCGTACGACCCGCACGCCGTGCTCGGCGCGCACCCGGCCGACGGGAGCACCACGATCCGGACGCTGCGCCGGGGCGCGGGCGAGGTGACGCTGCTGGTCGACGGCGAGCGACACCCGATGAAGCGGGTGCACGACGCCGGCGTGTTCGAGGCGGTGCTCCCCGGCGAGGTGCTCGACTACCGGGTCGAGGTGGACGGCGCCACGCTCGACGACCCGTACCGTTATCCGCCCACGCTCGGCGAGCTGGACCTGCACCTGATCGGCGAGGGACGCCACGAGCGGCTCTGGGCCGCGCTCGGCGCCCGGGTCTTCGACGAGGGCGTGGCGTTCACCGTCTGGGCGCCCAACGCGCGCGGCGTGCGGGTGGTCGGCGACGCCACCGGCTGGGGGCCGGACGACGGCTGGCCGATGCGCTCACTCGGCTCCAGCGGCGTGTGGGAGATCTTCGTGCCCGACGTGCCGGCCGGCAGCCGCTACAAGTACCGCATCCTCGGCGCGGACGGGCGATGGCGGGACAAGGCCGACCCGATGGCGACGCGCACCGAGGTCCCGCCGGCCACCGCGTCGGTGGTGCACGACTCCCGGTACGAGTGGGACGACGCGGGCTGGCTGGAACGCCGGGCGGCGCGGCAGCCGCACGAGGAGCCGATGAGCGTCTACGAGGTGCACCTCGGCTCGTGGCGCCCCGGCCTCGGCTACCGGGAGCTGGCCGAGCAGTTGACCGCCTACGTCACCGAGATGGGCTTCACCCACGTGGAGTTCCTGCCGGTGATGGAGCACCCGTTCGGCGGCTCCTGGGGCTACCAGGTCACCGGCTACTACGCCCCCACCGCCCGCTTCGGCGGCCCGGACGACTTCCGCCATCTGGTCGACCGGCTGCACGCCGCCGGCATCGGGGTGATCCTCGACTGGGTGCCGGCGCACTTCCCCAAGGACGAGTGGGCGCTCGCCCGCTTCGACGGCACCCCGCTCTACGAGCACCCCGACCCACGCCGCGGCGAGCACCCCGACTGGGGCACGTACGTCTTCGACTTCGGCCGCAACGAGGTGCGCAACTTCCTGGTCGCCAACGCGCTCTACTGGCTCGACGAGTTCCACGTCGACGGGCTTCGGGTCGACGCGGTCGCCTCGATGCTCTACCTCGACTACTCCCGCTCCGACGGGCAGTGGGCCCCGAACGTGCACGGCGGCCGGGAGAACCTGGAGGCCATCGCGCTGATCCAGGAGGTCAACGCCACCGTCTACCGGCACCACCCGGGCGTGCTGATGATCGCCGAGGAGTCCACCGCCTGGCCCGGGGTGACCCGGCCGACCTCCGACGGCGGGCTGGGCTTCGGGCTCAAGTGGAACATGGGCTGGATGCACGACACCCTGCTCTACACCTCGAAGGACCCGATCTACCGCCAGCACCACCACCACCAGCTCACGTTCTCCCTGGCGTACGCGTGGAGCGAGAACTACGTGCTGCCGATCAGCCACGACGAGGTGGTGCACGGCAAGGGATCCCTCGCGGGCAAGATGCCCGGCGACACCTGGCAGCGGCTGGCGACGGTGCGGGCGCTGCTGGCGTACATGTGGGCGCACCCCGGCAAGCAGCTGCTCTTCATGGGCTGCGAGCTGGCCGACGACCGCGAGTGGAGCGAGGAGCGCGGCCTCGACTGGTATCTCACCCACGACCCGGCCCGCGCCGGCGTGCAGCGTCTGGTCGCCGATCTGAACCGCGCCTACCGGGACACCCCGGCGCTGTGGGCGCAGGACACCGACCCGGCCGGCTTCCGCTGGATCGCCGGGGACGACGTCGCCAACAACACCGTGTCGTTCATCCGGATCGCCCCCGACGGCCGGACCCTCGTGTGCGTGGCGAACTTCTCCGCGGGGCCGCTGGAGGAGTACCGGATCGGCCTGCCGGCCGGCGGGACGTGGACCGAGGCGTTGAACACCGATGCTCACCACTACGGCGGGTCGGGGGTGGGCAACCTGGGCGCGGTGCACGCGGAGAACGTGCCGTGGCATGGGATGCCGGCGTCGGCGGCGCTGCGGGTGCCGCCGCTGGGCGTGCTCTGGCTCTGCCAGGACTGA
- a CDS encoding phosphatase domain-containing protein — MPPTPPDQLAVPPLHRAARIEDALHGLVERRLRRTGWQPNIIAYAGYGAPGWARVLCRVLLGRPDRRDRLEKVRGWRSFATLPAKHAQVSIEVNGVRQEVTADRSGFVDTVVKGDFTPGWGCVRLAVADAEPVEALVRILDPTVRFGILSDIDDTVMVTALPRPMLAAWNTFVLDEHARTAVPGMAVLYERLATAHPGAPVFYLSTGAWNVAPTLTRFLSRHLYPAGPLLLTDWGPTADRWFRSGREHKRATLARLAREFPEVRWLLIGDDGQHDQEIYREFAAAHPDNVAGVAIRRLSPTQSVLAGSLPAPAGRSSSGPVGQKWLSAPDGAGLWKLLREADLV, encoded by the coding sequence GTGCCACCCACACCACCGGACCAGCTCGCCGTGCCCCCGCTGCACCGGGCCGCGCGCATCGAGGACGCGCTGCACGGCCTGGTCGAGCGCCGGCTGCGGCGCACCGGATGGCAGCCCAACATCATCGCGTACGCCGGGTACGGCGCCCCCGGCTGGGCGCGGGTGCTCTGCCGGGTGCTGCTGGGCCGCCCGGACCGCCGCGACCGGCTGGAGAAGGTGCGCGGCTGGCGTAGCTTCGCCACCCTCCCGGCCAAGCACGCCCAGGTCAGCATCGAGGTCAACGGCGTCCGCCAAGAGGTGACGGCGGACCGGAGCGGCTTCGTGGACACCGTCGTCAAGGGCGACTTCACCCCCGGCTGGGGCTGCGTGCGCCTCGCCGTGGCCGACGCCGAGCCGGTCGAGGCGCTGGTCCGCATCCTCGACCCCACCGTGCGCTTCGGCATCCTCTCCGACATCGACGACACGGTCATGGTGACCGCGCTGCCCCGGCCGATGCTCGCCGCGTGGAACACGTTCGTCCTCGACGAGCACGCCCGCACCGCCGTGCCCGGCATGGCGGTGCTCTACGAGCGCCTGGCCACCGCCCACCCCGGCGCGCCGGTCTTCTACCTCTCCACCGGCGCCTGGAACGTCGCGCCGACGCTGACCCGGTTCCTGTCCCGGCACCTCTATCCGGCCGGGCCGCTGCTGCTCACCGACTGGGGGCCGACCGCCGACCGCTGGTTCCGCAGCGGCCGCGAGCACAAGCGGGCCACGCTGGCCCGGCTGGCCCGGGAGTTTCCCGAGGTGCGCTGGCTGCTCATCGGCGACGACGGGCAGCACGACCAGGAGATCTACCGGGAGTTCGCCGCCGCCCACCCGGACAACGTGGCGGGTGTGGCGATCCGGCGGTTGTCGCCGACCCAGTCGGTGCTCGCCGGCAGCCTGCCCGCGCCGGCGGGCCGTTCCTCGTCCGGCCCGGTGGGCCAGAAGTGGCTGAGCGCCCCCGACGGCGCCGGCCTTTGGAAGCTCCTCCGCGAAGCCGACCTCGTCTGA
- the yaaA gene encoding peroxide stress protein YaaA: MPVLILLPPSEGKAEAGAGRRLDLSRLSLSELNPAREAVLAALVDFCAGPDEAAAREALGLSEGQRGELRRNARLRAAATTPAGRLYTGVLYEALDLGSLPAAAERAARRSVLISSGLWGAVRLADRVPPYRCPVGARLPGVGALSAYWRAALGAAMTTAAGRGPVLDLRSGAYAATWTPRGALAERTVTVRVLHERTVDGAPVRSVVSHFNKATKGRLVRDLLLAGARPRTADALVGALRELKYTVEEAPRAAGRPRQVDVVVADL; this comes from the coding sequence GTGCCGGTGCTCATCCTGCTGCCCCCGTCCGAGGGCAAGGCCGAGGCCGGCGCCGGCCGACGGCTGGACCTGTCCCGGCTGTCGCTGTCGGAGCTGAACCCGGCCCGGGAGGCGGTGCTGGCCGCGCTCGTGGATTTCTGCGCCGGCCCGGACGAGGCGGCGGCCCGCGAGGCGCTGGGTCTGAGCGAGGGGCAGCGCGGCGAGCTGCGACGCAACGCGCGGCTGCGGGCGGCGGCCACCACGCCGGCCGGGCGGCTCTACACCGGGGTGCTCTACGAGGCGCTCGACCTGGGCAGCCTGCCGGCCGCGGCGGAGCGGGCCGCCCGGCGGTCGGTGCTGATCAGCTCCGGCCTGTGGGGCGCGGTGCGGCTCGCCGACCGGGTCCCGCCCTACCGCTGCCCGGTCGGTGCGCGGCTGCCGGGCGTCGGCGCGCTGTCGGCGTACTGGCGGGCGGCGCTCGGGGCGGCGATGACCACGGCGGCCGGCCGCGGGCCGGTGCTGGACCTGCGCTCCGGCGCGTACGCGGCCACCTGGACGCCGCGGGGGGCGCTCGCCGAGCGCACCGTGACCGTGCGGGTGCTGCACGAGCGGACGGTCGACGGGGCGCCGGTGCGGTCGGTGGTGAGTCACTTCAACAAGGCCACCAAGGGCCGGCTGGTGCGCGACCTGCTCCTCGCCGGCGCCCGGCCGCGCACCGCCGACGCGCTCGTCGGGGCGCTGCGCGAGTTGAAGTACACGGTCGAGGAGGCGCCCCGGGCGGCCGGCCGGCCCCGGCAGGTCGACGTGGTGGTCGCCGACCTCTGA
- a CDS encoding TAXI family TRAP transporter solute-binding subunit, which produces MSRPWSARGRCRAAAPLALLLLVAGLVGCRDEPAEPVRIRIATGSPTAVYHAFGQSLAALLNRELPGVRAEVLVTAASAQNVRLVGAGDAELGFTQADVLPPREPEHPRVLAVARVYDDLLHLVTTAGGPVRTLADLRGRRVSVGADGSGTEVTATRLLAVAQLGGDRVRQEHLGLDDSVTALREGRIDAFFFSGGLPVRGVADLAQRTSLRMVELGDWTEPLRRAYGQVYVTRDIPRSVYRAEPVSTVANPNYLIVNAGLPTALVRDLTRLLMDRREELAAAHPAAGRMSPRSAIVTTPLPLHPGAGQWYRDTKP; this is translated from the coding sequence GTGAGCCGACCCTGGTCTGCCCGCGGCCGGTGCCGGGCCGCGGCCCCGCTGGCATTGCTGCTGCTCGTCGCCGGCCTGGTCGGCTGCCGCGACGAACCCGCCGAGCCGGTGCGGATCCGGATCGCCACGGGCAGCCCGACCGCCGTCTACCACGCGTTCGGCCAGTCGCTGGCCGCCCTGCTCAACCGGGAGCTGCCCGGAGTCCGGGCCGAGGTGCTGGTCACCGCGGCCTCCGCGCAGAACGTCCGGCTGGTCGGCGCCGGCGACGCGGAGCTGGGGTTCACCCAGGCCGACGTGCTTCCGCCCCGCGAGCCGGAGCATCCGAGGGTGCTCGCCGTGGCCCGGGTCTACGACGACCTGCTGCACCTGGTGACCACCGCCGGTGGCCCGGTGCGGACGCTCGCCGACCTGCGCGGCCGGCGGGTCTCGGTGGGCGCCGACGGATCCGGCACCGAGGTCACCGCCACCCGGCTGCTCGCGGTGGCGCAGCTCGGCGGCGACCGGGTACGCCAGGAGCACCTGGGGTTGGACGACTCGGTGACCGCCCTGCGCGAGGGGCGGATCGACGCGTTCTTCTTCTCCGGCGGCCTGCCGGTACGCGGCGTCGCCGACCTGGCCCAGCGGACCTCGCTGCGGATGGTCGAGCTGGGCGACTGGACCGAGCCGTTGCGCCGCGCGTACGGGCAGGTCTACGTGACCCGCGACATTCCCCGTTCGGTCTACCGGGCGGAGCCGGTCAGCACGGTGGCGAACCCGAACTACCTGATCGTCAACGCGGGCCTGCCCACCGCGCTGGTGCGAGACCTGACGCGGCTGCTGATGGACCGGCGCGAGGAGCTGGCCGCGGCGCATCCGGCGGCCGGTCGGATGAGCCCCCGGTCGGCGATCGTGACCACCCCGCTGCCGCTGCACCCGGGCGCGGGACAGTGGTACCGCGACACCAAGCCGTGA
- a CDS encoding ATP-binding protein, which translates to MRRRLVISYLLLMVLVLFALETPLAVTLASRETDRVRADRLADATRFASLAGPALRGGSPGPLGGELAAYDDLYRIGAAVVDRDRRTVAASARWDPGGGTGPAVDTALSGQQFSGPESVWPWAAGPLVTAVPINDGGEVLGAVVTTTPAGPVRRTVTMWWLMLAGIGLLAVLACVSTAFGLAGWVLRPVTELDTATHEIAEGRRTARVRPRLGPPELRRLATSFNDMVDAVSDVMDRQRAFVAHASHQLRNPLTALRLRVEELGPSLTDPDGRAEHRLALEETDRLATVLDALLTLARAEREENQRVTVDAGAVAASRVAAWLPLARHREVALRLDPGDAPTYARTVPTAIDQALDALIDNAVKFSGAGGEVTVTVRPTAGGTELTVRDTGPGMTASQLDQATERFWRAPDAQNVDGAGLGLTIAAVLVDASDGRLTMRQGESRGLVAELCFPAPPEDPADPDDRTDTPERHGEPVGR; encoded by the coding sequence GTGCGCCGCCGGCTGGTGATCAGCTACCTGCTGCTGATGGTGCTGGTGCTGTTCGCGTTGGAGACCCCACTGGCGGTCACGCTCGCCTCCCGGGAGACCGACCGGGTGCGCGCGGACCGGCTCGCCGACGCCACCCGCTTCGCCTCGCTCGCCGGCCCGGCGCTGCGCGGTGGCAGCCCCGGCCCGCTGGGCGGCGAGTTGGCCGCCTACGACGACCTCTACCGCATCGGCGCGGCCGTGGTGGACCGCGACCGTCGCACCGTGGCCGCCTCGGCCCGGTGGGATCCGGGCGGGGGCACCGGGCCGGCGGTCGACACCGCGCTGTCCGGGCAGCAGTTCAGCGGCCCCGAGTCGGTCTGGCCCTGGGCGGCCGGGCCGCTGGTGACCGCCGTGCCGATCAACGACGGCGGCGAGGTGCTCGGCGCGGTGGTCACCACCACCCCGGCCGGTCCGGTGCGGCGCACCGTCACCATGTGGTGGCTGATGCTCGCCGGCATCGGCCTGCTCGCGGTGCTGGCCTGTGTCTCCACCGCGTTCGGGTTGGCCGGTTGGGTGCTGCGCCCGGTCACCGAGCTGGACACCGCGACCCACGAGATCGCCGAGGGGCGCCGCACCGCCCGGGTCCGGCCCCGGCTCGGCCCGCCCGAGCTGCGCCGGTTGGCGACCAGCTTCAACGACATGGTCGACGCGGTCTCCGACGTGATGGACCGGCAGCGGGCCTTCGTCGCGCACGCCAGCCACCAGCTCCGCAACCCGTTGACCGCGTTGCGGCTGCGGGTGGAGGAACTGGGGCCCAGCCTCACCGACCCGGACGGCCGGGCCGAGCACCGGCTGGCGCTGGAGGAGACCGACCGGCTGGCCACCGTGCTCGACGCGCTGCTCACCCTGGCCCGGGCCGAACGGGAGGAGAACCAGCGGGTCACCGTGGACGCCGGTGCGGTGGCCGCGTCCCGGGTCGCGGCCTGGCTGCCGCTGGCCCGGCACCGGGAGGTCGCCCTGCGGCTCGACCCGGGCGACGCGCCGACGTACGCGCGGACCGTGCCGACCGCCATCGACCAGGCCCTCGACGCGCTCATCGACAACGCGGTCAAGTTCAGCGGCGCCGGGGGAGAGGTGACGGTGACCGTCCGCCCCACCGCCGGCGGGACGGAGCTGACCGTGCGGGACACCGGCCCCGGCATGACGGCCAGCCAACTCGACCAGGCCACCGAGCGGTTCTGGCGGGCCCCGGACGCGCAGAACGTGGACGGGGCGGGGTTGGGGCTGACCATCGCCGCGGTGCTCGTCGACGCGTCGGACGGCCGGCTCACCATGCGCCAGGGCGAGTCGCGGGGGCTGGTCGCCGAGCTGTGTTTCCCGGCGCCGCCCGAGGATCCGGCCGATCCGGACGACCGCACGGACACGCCGGAGCGCCACGGCGAGCCGGTCGGCCGCTGA
- a CDS encoding response regulator transcription factor — MRILLVEDDRRVAAALSSALTRRGYQVEHAATVAAALSAAPCDLVLLDLTLPDGDGTDLCRELRRRSSQLGIIAVTARGEERDRVLGLRLGADDYVVKPFSMVELQARIEAVLRRASHTVPERNLIEAGPVRIDVGGRTVSVAGRAVTLTRKEFDILLSLARQPGVAVPRDRILLDVWGTVWADRHTVEVHVGSLRGKLGDSTLVETVRGVGYRLRAA, encoded by the coding sequence GTGCGGATCCTCCTGGTCGAGGACGACCGTCGGGTCGCCGCCGCGCTGTCCTCCGCGCTGACCCGCCGTGGCTACCAGGTGGAGCACGCCGCCACCGTGGCCGCCGCGCTCTCCGCCGCCCCCTGCGACCTGGTGCTGCTCGATCTGACCCTGCCCGACGGCGACGGCACCGACCTGTGCCGGGAGCTGCGCCGGCGCAGCAGCCAACTCGGCATCATCGCGGTGACCGCCCGGGGCGAGGAACGCGACCGCGTCCTGGGCCTGCGGCTGGGCGCCGACGACTACGTGGTGAAGCCGTTCTCGATGGTGGAGTTGCAGGCCCGGATCGAGGCGGTGCTGCGCCGGGCGTCGCACACCGTGCCGGAACGCAACCTGATCGAGGCGGGCCCGGTCCGCATCGACGTGGGCGGCCGGACGGTGAGCGTGGCCGGGCGGGCGGTGACGCTGACCCGTAAGGAGTTCGACATCCTGCTGTCGCTGGCCCGCCAGCCCGGGGTGGCCGTGCCGCGGGACCGGATCCTGCTCGACGTCTGGGGCACCGTCTGGGCCGACCGGCACACCGTCGAGGTGCACGTCGGCTCGCTGCGCGGCAAGCTCGGCGACTCGACGCTGGTGGAGACCGTCCGCGGGGTCGGCTACCGGCTCCGCGCCGCGTGA
- a CDS encoding DUF952 domain-containing protein, which translates to MIYKILADDEWRQARADGRFAGSALDRQDGYLHLSAADQVVETARRHFGGVTGLTLLAVDEARLGDALRWEASRGGALFPHLYGALPVDAVVAAHPLPADRPPADAVAELLGRGARYAASSPARRRDAPRHDAS; encoded by the coding sequence GTGATCTACAAGATTCTGGCCGACGACGAGTGGCGGCAGGCACGGGCGGACGGACGGTTCGCCGGCTCCGCGCTGGACCGGCAGGACGGCTACCTGCACCTCTCCGCTGCCGACCAGGTGGTGGAGACCGCGCGTCGACACTTCGGCGGGGTCACCGGGCTCACCCTGCTCGCCGTGGACGAGGCGCGGCTCGGCGACGCGCTGCGCTGGGAGGCGTCCCGCGGCGGGGCGCTCTTCCCGCACCTGTACGGCGCGCTGCCGGTGGACGCGGTGGTCGCGGCGCATCCGCTGCCGGCGGACCGGCCGCCCGCCGACGCGGTGGCCGAACTGCTCGGCCGAGGTGCTCGTTATGCTGCGTCGAGCCCCGCCCGACGGCGCGACGCGCCCCGCCACGATGCGAGTTGA
- a CDS encoding acyltransferase, producing the protein MTDSNDRSASVFVHPTADVESGARVGDGTKVWHLAHIRSSAQVGAGCVIGRNVYVDASVTVGDRVKIQNNVSVYQGVTIEDEVFVGPCAVFTNDFRPRAQNPDWTITPTLVRRGASIGANATLVCGIEVGEYAMIAAGSVVTRDVRPYQLVAGNPARPKGWVDEKGEVVSRDVDNPPHQG; encoded by the coding sequence ATGACTGACAGCAACGACCGGTCCGCCTCCGTCTTCGTCCACCCGACGGCCGACGTGGAGTCCGGTGCCCGGGTCGGCGACGGCACCAAGGTCTGGCACCTGGCGCACATCCGGTCGAGCGCCCAGGTCGGTGCCGGCTGTGTGATCGGCCGCAACGTCTACGTCGACGCGAGCGTCACCGTCGGCGACCGCGTGAAGATCCAGAACAACGTCTCGGTCTACCAGGGCGTGACCATCGAGGACGAGGTCTTCGTCGGCCCGTGCGCGGTGTTCACCAACGACTTCCGACCGCGCGCCCAGAATCCGGACTGGACGATCACCCCGACGCTGGTCCGCCGGGGCGCCTCGATCGGCGCCAACGCCACGCTGGTCTGCGGCATCGAGGTCGGCGAGTACGCGATGATCGCCGCCGGCTCGGTGGTCACCCGGGACGTCCGGCCCTACCAGTTGGTGGCCGGCAACCCGGCCCGGCCGAAGGGCTGGGTCGACGAGAAGGGCGAGGTCGTCTCCCGCGACGTCGACAACCCGCCGCACCAGGGCTGA